From a single Chlorocebus sabaeus isolate Y175 chromosome X, mChlSab1.0.hap1, whole genome shotgun sequence genomic region:
- the LOC140710896 gene encoding creatine kinase B-type, which yields MPFSNSHNALKLRFPAEDEFPDLSAHNNHMAKVLTPELYAELRAKSTPSGFTLDDVIQTGVDNPGHPYIMTVGCVAGDEESYDVFKDLFDPIIEDRHGGYKPSDEHKTDLNPDNLQGGDDLDPNYVLSSRVRTGRSIRGFCLPPHCSRGERRAIEKLAVEALSSLDGDLAGRYYALKSMTEAEQQQLIDDHFLFDKPVSPLLLASGMARDWPDARGIWHNDNKTFLVWVNEEDHLRVISMQKGGNMKEVFTRFCTGLTQIETLFKSKNYEFMWNPHLGYILTCPSNLGTGLRAGVHIKLPHLGKHEKFSEVLKRLRLQKRGTGGVDTAAVGGVFDVSNADRLGFSEVELVQMVVDGVKLLIEMEQRLEQGQAIDDLMPAQK from the coding sequence ATGCCCTTCTCCAACAGCCACAACGCGCTGAAGCTGCGCTTCCCCGCCGAGGACGAGTTCCCCGACCTGAGCGCCCACAACAACCACATGGCCAAGGTGCTGACCCCCGAGCTGTACGCGGAGCTGCGGGCCAAGAGCACGCCGAGCGGCTTCACGCTGGACGACGTCATCCAGACAGGCGTGGACAACCCGGGCCACCCGTACATCATGACCGTGGGCTGCGTGGCGGGCGACGAGGAGTCCTACGACGTGTTCAAGGATCTCTTCGACCCCATCATCGAGGACCGGCACGGCGGCTACAAGCCCAGCGATGAGCACAAGACCGACCTCAACCCCGACAACCTGCAGGGCGGCGACGACCTGGACCCCAACTACGTGCTGAGCTCGCGGGTGCGCACGGGCCGCAGCATCCGCGGCTTCTGCCTGCCCCCGCACTGTAGCCGCGGGGAGCGCCGCGCCATCGAGAAGCTCGCAGTGGAAGCCCTGTCCAGCCTGGACGGCGACCTGGCGGGCCGGTACTACGCGCTCAAGAGCATGACGGAGGCGGAGCAGCAGCAGCTCATCGACGACCACTTCCTCTTCGACAAGCCCGTATCACCTCTGCTGCTGGCCTCGGGCATGGCCCGCGACTGGCCCGACGCCCGCGGTATCTGGCACAATGACAATAAGACCTTCTTGGTGTGGGTCAACGAGGAGGACCACCTGCGGGTCATCTCCATGCAGAAGGGGGGCAACATGAAGGAGGTGTTCACCCGCTTCTGCACCGGCCTCACCCAGATTGAAACTCTCTTCAAGTCTAAGAACTATGAGTTCATGTGGAACCCTCACCTGGGCTACATCCTCACCTGCCCATCCAACCTGGGCACAGGGCTGCGGGCAGGAGTGCACATCAAGCTGCCCCACCTGGGCAAGCATGAGAAGTTCTCGGAGGTGCTTAAGCGGCTACGACTTCAGAAGCGAGGCACAGGCGGTGTGGACACGGCTGCGGTGGGCGGGGTCTTCGACGTCTCCAACGCTGACCGCCTGGGTTTCTCGGAGGTGGAGCTGGTGCAGATGGTGGTGGATGGAGTGAAGCTGCTCATCGAGATGGAGCAGCGGCTGGAGCAGGGCCAGGCCATCGACGACCTCATGCCTGCCCAGAAGTGA